The Prionailurus viverrinus isolate Anna chromosome C1, UM_Priviv_1.0, whole genome shotgun sequence DNA window tcagcccagagcccgacgcggggctcgaactcactgtccgtgagatcatgacctgagccgaagtcggccgcttaaccgactgagccacccaggcgcccccaaaggatTTTCTTCTAATATAACAGTTACTCTCTgtatttctcagaaaaaaaatcacactattGCTATATTGATAGctgaatttacattttattagagGGTTATAAATTGGATTGACATAATTCAGTTAATTTCCTGAAAGGCTATGTGTTGATTCAGATCACCATTTAAGTGGTTATTTTCATTATATCAGTCCTCACGATACCACATGCACATTatattttgtggttattttttgTTGTAACAGGTCAAATCTGGTTATCTCTGATGctatgaaaatattcattaattttttccttttgtcccgTCTATGCTCTACCTTTTACCCCCATGACTTACTCCGTACctggaagcctgtatttcccactcccctttacccattttgcctatTCCCGTACTTCcctatatttgttaattttgtttaacaaaatatctactatgtgtcaggtagaAGACATTCTAAAAGCTGAGGAtatagcattgaaaaaaaaaaatccctgtcctGATGGGGCATCATGGTGATGATATTCTTAGGACCTAACAATGGTCTCAGGATATAAGTAGAACTTTATTATGATGTTTCCTATAGTTTATGTAAACATGAAGTATTCATAAGCAAGAATAAAGCCtaaataattctgctataaaatTATTCCTGTTGTGGATAAATACGTTTTTTTCAAAGGGCTTAGGTAAATTCTGATTTTGTTACTACATCAAGTTAATTTGTAACacactttgaaaatgtttcttaaaacacCCTTAagtaaaatatgcattttctttttatattgagTTAATAAATGGATTTTTCAAAGATAGGAAATGGTATAttcattttgatttacatttaacAACTAATCACTATTAATGAACTCAAACAGGAAATATACAACTTTTGTACATTTCTATTACACAGAGTTTTGTAATAAACAAGTATTGCAAATTAAgttctaaataaatgttaaccGAGTATGTATAAcattgaattttatttctaatacattttgtagtttaaaatatagataaaacCACAGCTAATCCTAAAATTGCCAAACTGGTTGCAGAAGTCTTGGTACCCAGGGCAGGGACACTGGATTCCTGTGCAGGAATAAACTTGATTGCTTGTGCAATGTTAGAAACCTCTGAAGTGAGATTAGCTTCATGGATGGCTTGAATTGCAAAATAGATTTTGGtgccattttctattttaaaaggttCTGGTTTAAATTCAAAAACTTCTATTGAGCCAGCCTCCTTAGGTGTCAGACTAGAAGTATTCACTAAAGCAGCATTGTCAAAATCTTCTTGGAGATCCTGGAAATGCTCACTTATTCTTATAATATAGCTGTTGGctggaaaacaaatagaaatttcaTGTATATTAAAATCACTAGGATGCCGTATTACCACCACACTGTCTTACATTTAGGGGCCTATCAGAAACACACACTAGGATTTGGGTATAGAAATTGCAGATGTAGATTTTATCTGGTCATTCCATCTTAATACAAAAATGCCCATTTGAAggggcaccccaatgtttagagtagtgctatcaacaatagccaaattatggaaagagcccaaatgtccatcaactgatgaatggataaagaaggtgaggtatatatacacaatgaaatattacttggtgataaaaaagaatgaaatcttgccatttgcaataatgtggatggaactagagtgcattatgctaagcgaaataagtcagtcaagagaaagacaaatatcatatgatttcattcatatgtggaatttgagaaacttaataaatgatcataggggaagggaaggaaaagtaagataaaaacacagaggaaggcaaaccataagagactcttgaatacagagaataactaagggttgatgggggctggggatgGGTGGGAtaaatggttgatgggcattaaggagggcacttgttgggatgagcattgagtgttatatgtaagtgatgaatcactgggttctactcctaaagccaagactatactgtatgttaactaacttgagaattaaaaaaaaaaaaagcaaatatgcgAGCAGTTTTTATCTAGTTATCTAAtcacaaaaaattaattcaaaatcatATAGtactaaaaaatgaaatctagggttttttttaagaaatagaaatataaggAGCTAAATCTATTTTTAGAACAAGGAACACAATAACGCTCAAGTCTAGGAGAGACATCCAGTATTCCACATCTGTGTTATTTCTCATTAAGCTGAAAGGAAGGACTAGAAGGGAGAGTAGACATCAGTAGTATGGGGGACAGGGATAAGGATAAAGggcaaaaggaagaagagagtcTAGAATGTGTACTAGTTAAAATGTGCTTAAGAGCTAGGCAGACTTTGATTAGTACCCCAATTCTACTACTTTCTAGTTgtgtaacaaagaaaaatatatttaacctttttaccttcagttttcttatgtataaaatggaaattcaatcattcaattcatttaaatatttattgaatgcctagtACTTGACTGGTAAGAATTATATAAGATAATGCATGAAAAGTGTTTAGCAAAGTGTCTGGGAcctaaatgtttgaaatattagttattataaCTGCTACTttgtcaagaaaagaaaggaagatcctgacatatttttttattccaaaatgcTTTTAGAGATCTACCAGAgctatcaatataaaaatatattctcataTTCCAAAATGCCATGAGCAGTAAGAACATCACATGTCTTTGTTTGAAGTGAAAACTATTTTATCATGAAATGTTGAAGGTGTTTTAAGTGTGTGGTGAATAACTTCGATTTAgtggttttaataaaaattcagacCCTCTGTCTTAGCATTCTAGTTTTTTGGTAATAGGCCTGATCAATCCATTTTACTACTCTTCACATATACCTTGCATTCCAATTAGGTGGgtctgtttatctatctatctaacctttatttttaattcagatattttattatgaattctTGCTTTTTTGAACTTGATCATATTATTTGGTCTGACTCCCTGAATGTTCCTCCCTCTCCCTACTTATGCAAATTGTACTCATTCTTCAAGGCCCAACAGGAATCCCAATGTCTTCATGAAGACTTGTTCACATATCTTATCCACTCAGATGACTCCTATTGCACAGAATGGagttttccatattattttatgGAGgttcaatttatctttttaatttgattatattCTTGAGGACAAAGAGGAggttttacattcctttttttttatcaacTAGAGTATGTGGCACAGTGTTGGGTTTGTATTTGACCTCTTGTTGACCAACAATATAGTTATTAAGTTGATGCCCAAAATAATTGAATtagagaattataaaatattagaattacATCAACTTGTTTTAATACTTCTAGGTCACctagtaatttttatatttgacaGATATGGAAATTGGGTCCCTCAGAATTTAAATACTTCATTGGAGATTATGtagatattcatttattctttaagaATGAGATACTGCTACTACGTTCTTTTGCAATGCTTGATGGTTAACATTTGATAGCAACTACAACCTCTTCTTATTTGTCACAAGGAAAGATAGAGATTAGGTCCACCTAATTTTAGGCATTTGTGGTTAAATATAGTGAAGTTCTTTCTCTCCCAGTGTCCATATGTAAtgcattcttccttcttttagtTCCTATAATCAGCATTATGAACCCAATCTTGAACTGAAGACTTGGTCTTGACTGAATTCAATTCGGAACTAAACATTTGGTCAGGTAATTTTATTTGTGGCTTTTTCAGtgcaggtatttttaaaaattttattctgccATAATTTTAAGGATCATagcatgaaaaaataatatatttcagaaGTTGTCATGATAAGAATTTTCAACACTGAAGTACAAAAGAGCTCTTTTTGCATATTctatgtttcctttgtttttttagaatgattttttccttatgtaatatgataaaaagaaatacagctttgaaaaatgctgtataggaaatgaaagacttaaaagcatcttttcttttgagaGGCATTATCTCATATTGATAATGATAACTTTCCAACCTTAAAGGGAAAATAGCAAGATTGGCTTTATCTCATAAGAATCTACTAGTCTAGCACAATACTGGAATAtgataggcattcaataaatactaattAAATTCAGTTTAAAGTATAGATAAAAGTTCCTTACCTTTCAGAAACGAGGGCAATTTATTAGAACGAACTTTGAATGAATGAGCTATTTCAGCTTTCAATTTTATTCAAAGTCCATGGCCAAGTCTCTTCTAACTGGTGAGTTTCCCTGCATGTGATCCTCTCTCTCCATGGGACACCTTCACTTAACTTGGCTaacttttctcattctttaaaaGTTAGGTCAGGGATAGTCTTCCCTAGGAAGTTATGATATACCTTGTGATCTGAACCCCCAACCAGGAGTTTCTGGCCTTCCAATGGACTGCCATTACTTGCAGAAAGTGTCTTCTGCACTCAACTGACTGTTGAGAGTAGGGATTATGTCTTAGGAACTTAGTACTGTGTTTGAAAATTCAACAAAAGatcaatgaataaaattatacaagTACATAAACACTTAGAAAATCTTTTCTTTGTTAGGGAGAAGAAAATGCAACAGAAAGGTGTGAGCAGTCTTCTCAAAGTCATTTCTAAGACAATTCATATTGTGAGAGGCTGTTTGACCCAACAGAATTGAAAAGAGTGGGTTAGATTTCCAAGTTATTAAACATAGAAATAGTTTGGGCCAGTTCATTGTCTCTTGGAGCTTCAATTTTTCCATCTGAAAGTAGGTGAGTAATGGCTCATAATAAACACTCTAtacatgttatttataaataGGACATTAGAAAATTCTTAGCAGATGAAAGCCAAAGgggtttctttttcatattttaaaacataatttgaaacTTACCTTTTCCTTTATCAAGGACATTGCCAGGGGCAGTCCATGAAAGTTGAATTTGATCTCCTTTAAACTTAGCCTCAAGATCTGTGATTTTACCGGGTGGGAACACATGAGTATGACTACCAGCAGGAGGAGCTCCTGATACAATAAATGACCCTCCAGAGCTTAGTCTGCTGAAGTCTTCTACTTCAGCTTCTGCCATGTCATCATTGACATCAGGCCTGGGTGGGTTCAGTACAATTTTACCTGccaaaaaaagtaattttgtgaCTTTTCATAATGCTGTTTCTTTATCTTGTAATCTCATCTTGCAGCTGTAGAGGGTTAATATTGACTGATAGCAGACATTGAGAAGTAACAGCTTTTAGTGAAAAAAGCTTGTTTTATTGGTGTCATTTAAAAGTTGAGGAGACATTAGACAATATTAGAACTATCTCTTAACATATCTGTATTTATTACTTAACTGTAAACCCTTTGAGGACAAGGATCGTGTCTTATAAAGCTTTGTAGCTCAAGCCTCTAGCACAGTGGTTGTCACCTAGGGAGGTGctcagtcattttttttcaatgtgaatGAAATGAACTGAGGGGGATGTAAACAAAACATATTGGAAGCATAGTCTTGTGTTAGGTCTATTAACATGAATATGGTTTTGAAATACACAgatgattatatatataactgtatacttctgttttccatagtacATGATAATTTCAGTGCTTGCCATATGTAACGTATCTAAACAAATGACACATTTCGATCTTAATGACACTTACCATTTTCAAGGTAGCCTGGCATATATAAagctctgttctgtttttgtcttaaacTTAGtctagctgtgtttttttttgcCTGGGCATGTACTTTTAAACTGTATCTACCATTTCCATGGAAATCTGTGAAATATCTTGAGTAGATGCCATCATTCTTCACAGTATCAGCACCTAGATAATACaatgtaataaaatgtaataattagcCATTCAACAGAGTAACAATGACAGTCCTAATTGTTCATGAGCACTAATGTTAGCAATAATTTTGGAAATGAGTAGAAGTACATGAACCCTGGAATCAGTCTGCTTGGGTTCAAAGACTGGCGTGGCTACTTGCTAACCTTTAACCTTGGAAAAGTAATTCATAGTAAGTATTCAATtaacattagctattattatatcatataggaatcttaaaataaggaaaatgtaaacTGGAAGAAACATATGCAAAACATTGACActaatgaaaatggagaaaaattgtACTCAAGTTCCATGGGGCAAGTAAAACTGTCCAtaagatgtaaagaaaataaatgtgctcATATCTATGCCTGGTCAAGATAAATGGGTAGAAAgtactaaaaacattaaaatcaaatttGATTTACTTAAAATTGAttcatttgcattatttcttttttttttaacgtttatttatttttgggacagagagagacagagcatgaacgggggaggggcagagagagaggaagacacagaatccgaagcaggctccaggctctgagccatcagcccagagcccgatgtggggctcgaactcacggaccgtgagatcgtgacctgagctgaagtcggacgcttaaccgactgagccacccaggcgcccccattcacGTTATTTCTAAGTTACCTGACTGTAGTAGGATTTTAGGTTCAGTGGAAGTTGATGCAGATTCTTATTACCTGCACCATTGTCCCAGAGCTCCAGTATTACTTGATGTCCATCTTCACTTTCTATAATGGCTGTTACGTTGATTCCCAGAACAGGCAAAAACCCTTGACTGACTTGTGCGTAAACAATCATTGGGCTAGGGTAATGTGTTGTACTTTGGCTCATGTGAGCAGTTGCAATTACTGGGAGTGTAGTAGGACTTCTTGCTCGAGTAGTCATTGTCACTGTTAGCACTTGAGATTTGGCTTGTTTATTTAGAAGGTGGTAAGTCCAAGTACCTGTCTGAAAATCCAACATATCTATTTGAGAGCTTCTGTGGTATTTTCCTATTCTTGTTTGGAAtacaaaattatttagaaatttaagCAGGGCAATAGTAATGGTTTTTGATATTCAATTTTATATGCTAGTAAATAGTATAGATATGAATCTCTTACCATTCtacttggcttcttttttttatgacagATGATCTGTCACTGCTTTAATATTGACAATGTAGTAcatgttatcttcattttttcccctcaaaattgattgataaatcatggagaaaaaagaatattcttaccTCTGCAATTCCTGGTATTCGAAGACGGGCAGACCGAATATTTAGTTTATCTTCTTTGAAATCTGAGGTTTCATATCTTGTTCCTTTTGGATCTTGGAGAATAATTTCTGGCTTTTGTATTGTCCACGTGACAACAAAGAAAGTGTCATTTCCAATTGTACTATCCACAGGCACTGTaccatttatccatttctttcctgTAATAGTCAAGCTTTTACTTTCCAACTgttatgtaaataaaacaaagaacacagagaacaaatttgttaataaaattagttaataaaatttcaaagtttTGTCAGTTCAGAGTAATTCTAAATTTATGTATAAGATTTCAgtaaaataattactttgaagaATGTTGCAAATAAAAGCATTTGTAGTTATAAATAAtagaagaatcaaaagaaaagatgGCTATAAGTgtcacaaaaaaaggaaaaacagtaagaatgtttttctctacccctgaaatattttcaggcaaaaattatttattacagaAGGAGATGACTATTTAGGATAATGGAGATTTATTACAAATGTGAAAAGGCAAGTAATTTTTCTCAGATACCAACCTGAATAGCCTGCTGAGTGATGCTGCCACTTCTAGATGAAATTCTACTGAAAGCATCAGTGAGGCCATTTATGTCTTTATTGGCATAAAAGCGATGTCCTCCTAAAATGGaattgtatttacttttataatattaattttagttGGGAAAAATCATACTTGTTCTTGTGCTGTTAtcaataaaatttgaagaaaacttaaagaactggccaaatattattgtttttatatcaCTCATTAGATATAAGGGCCTGCCACAGTAACAAAGCTGATCTAATCACTCAATAATGTTATAAAGATGAAACTTAAGACAATTTTTTGAACTGGCTGCTTATTTTTTAGTTGTGACTAAAGTATACTAAAGTAATTTAGAGAATGACAATTtagaattaagtaaaaattaagtgagaaaataaataacataggaagtaacaaaaagagaaattacttAGGTATAAGGAATGGAAAAGGATGGATTGCTGAGGGTAAAAATTGGTAATCAGTACTTTATCTACAGCCTTGGGCAAATTGTTTGTACTctgtaggattccatttcttcttctatgAATTAGGGCTATCTGAACCTGGACCGTAGGGTTGAACATGACAAATATGAGCAAGAATTTTGGAATCACAGCCGAAGAAGTCATTAATAACCATGGAGAAAGAAATTTCGATTTGGTGGTTTTGGTAGAAAGTGGTGAGAAGTGAATGAAGACAGTAAATGTTGACTTAATATTAGAAGAAACTGGTATAGGTAGGAATGCAGAgaggtggcgggggaggggagagaggaaagattaatttgaaagagaaggaCAAGGAAGGGACAAAGATTAATTTTTAGGATAGGAAAATTTTCAGCAGTTTTGTGGTTTAAAGGGGAAAGAACTCTTGGAATGGGAGAgactgaaaatgtattttctattcaaGCCACATTCCAAAGGTTTACCTGTCATATTTGACAGGGTCTCCAGTTCTTTGGCAGCAGCAGGTCCCAGAGCAATAGTGTGGATGATCGAACCACTTTGCTTTACCTCCTCAAAGCATAAGCTTATTTGATTATCTTCCCCATCTGTTAGTAATACGATCTCAGAACCAGAAGTACTCTGGTTACTCTGGATAATTGCCTGGTAGTGAAAAATCAGATTGTGAGTTATAGAATGTCATAtctaaatcaatttaaaataagaataagccTGTTATTTAGTCTTGGAGAAGTCTTTAGGCCCATGCATCAGAGTAggcaaaaggaaactttttttgcATTGTCGTTGGCATGGAAATAAGTGTAATGTGTAAATGGTCTTTTAGGTTTTCAAAGACAGAGTGTTAACCGTTCTTCTAGTCCTTTCAATATACATTCAAGCTACCcaagaaaggagaataaaacacttagaacaacGCCTAGCAAATAGTAAGTACTAAGTGAATGttagttgttattattgttttccaGGAGATGCTTGGGGTGGAGGCAAATGACCCAGGCGATTTTGGCAGCACACTAGACAGCACTTGCAAAGTCATGACTAAAGGCAGGTATGCAAAGTTAAATGATAcgcctttttatgtattttagttgATTATTGAAGGATCTCAGgatttcctggggaaaaaaaacaacaacataaagtAGGAAGTTTATAAATTTATCAAGTATtacaagttttgtttgtttgtttgtttttgtcttttcctgacttcTAGTAAGAGTTCAACTCTTTAGTCAGACAAATTGGGAGTAAATTCTCGTTCTGCCATTTGCTAAATAGAATAGCTAGAGTTTAGttctccatccccctcccctcatAACTCAGTGTAGTGATTAGCTTTTTGG harbors:
- the LOC125173795 gene encoding calcium-activated chloride channel regulator 1-like, translated to MVLSLYAILFLALHLLPGMKSSMVHLNKNGYDGVVIAINPSVPEDEKLIQNIKEMVTEASTYLFHATKRRVYFRNVSILIPMTWKSKSEYLMPKQESYDQADVIVANPYLKYGDDPYTLQYGQCGEKGKYIHFTPNFLLTNNLPIYGSRGRVFVHEWAHLRWGIFDEYNVDQPFYISRRNTIEATRCSTHITGINVVFKECQGGSCITRPCRRDSLTGLYEAKCTFIPEKSQTAKDSIMFMQSLSSVTEFCTAETHNMEAPNLQNKMCNRRSTWDVIKDSDDFQNAPPMTGTDSPPRPTFSLLKSKQRVVCLVLDKSGSMDSEDRLFRMNQAVELYLIQIIEKGSLVGMVTFESYATIQNYLTNITDENAYEKITANLPQAADGGTSICSGLSAGFQAIIQSNQSTSGSEIVLLTDGEDNQISLCFEEVKQSGSIIHTIALGPAAAKELETLSNMTGGHRFYANKDINGLTDAFSRISSRSGSITQQAIQLESKSLTITGKKWINGTVPVDSTIGNDTFFVVTWTIQKPEIILQDPKGTRYETSDFKEDKLNIRSARLRIPGIAETGTWTYHLLNKQAKSQVLTVTMTTRARSPTTLPVIATAHMSQSTTHYPSPMIVYAQVSQGFLPVLGINVTAIIESEDGHQVILELWDNGAGADTVKNDGIYSRYFTDFHGNGRYSLKVHAQAKKNTARLSLRQKQNRALYMPGYLENGKIVLNPPRPDVNDDMAEAEVEDFSRLSSGGSFIVSGAPPAGSHTHVFPPGKITDLEAKFKGDQIQLSWTAPGNVLDKGKANSYIIRISEHFQDLQEDFDNAALVNTSSLTPKEAGSIEVFEFKPEPFKIENGTKIYFAIQAIHEANLTSEVSNIAQAIKFIPAQESSVPALGTKTSATSLAILGLAVVLSIF